In Mytilus trossulus isolate FHL-02 chromosome 6, PNRI_Mtr1.1.1.hap1, whole genome shotgun sequence, a single window of DNA contains:
- the LOC134722072 gene encoding protein phosphatase 1 regulatory subunit 3G-like has product MQTYEDVQEEINYEEPDFKLFLPRNLSYGEDSFLDNYSVSADFVTRRSGTPERSSTFANKTKIVYKILKDTMSGFRDCVTMNGGTDFDEEADDPLPGKHTFFKEKETSIHSNDSDFCEEGVFVNLNDDLDEDSLNGKLNDSDECYDDSINSPVDDADNLGEGHQEVQVGNSDLKTMQSSLLCSKAKKLDGTCIPHLKIEDKPFKSENVLDFGSQKSITELLKEDEPVEYEESEFNFCKSELRKSSSLKSQKTPPGTPSRKKMVRFADAMGLDLEDVRHVLNLEAPPKIPASAMSDLKTGLDEDRQSMGSRYLGACFSQPGAQDDFLQSVMSNKVRLENAVITQMTITGFVRVANIGFHKSVRIRYTTNNWATFHDISASYVQNSCDGPTDRFSFSIVAPDFLGVHNKLEFAVSYTTNGTTYWDSNSGNNYSFECFAKTTPTENEDSWLHFV; this is encoded by the coding sequence ATGCAAACATATGAAGATGTGCAAGAGGAAATTAATTACGAAGAGCCTGACTTTAAGTTATTTTTACCACGGAATTTATCATACGGAGAAGACAGCTTTCTTGACAATTATTCTGTGTCTGCCGATTTCGTAACAAGGCGCAGTGGTACACCTGAGAGATCGTCTACATTTGCCAACAAGACTAAGATCGTTTATAAAATTCTAAAAGACACAATGTCAGGATTTAGAGATTGTGTGACAATGAATGGCGGAACAGATTTTGACGAGGAAGCAGACGACCCATTACCAggtaaacatacattttttaaagaaaaagagaCTTCTATTCATTCAAATGATTCTGATTTTTGTGAAGAAGGAGTATTTGTTAATTTGAATGATGATTTGGACGAGGATTCATTGAACGGTAAATTAAATGATAGCGATGAATGTTACGACGATTCGATCAATAGTCCGGTTGATGATGCTGACAACCTTGGCGAAGGGCATCAGGAGGTTCAAGTGGGAAATTCGGATTTAAAAACAATGCAATCTAGTCTTTTatgttcaaaagcaaaaaaacttGATGGAACATGTATACCTCACTTAAAAATAGAAGACAAACCATTCAAATCAGAAAATGTGTTGGATTTTGGCTCACAAAAATCCATTACCGAATTATTGAAAGAAGATGAACCGGTTGAATACGAAGAGtctgaatttaatttttgcaagTCAGAACTTAGGAAATCTTCGTCTTTGAAAAGTCAGAAAACTCCGCCTGGCACACCAAGCAGAAAGAAAATGGTAAGATTTGCAGATGCAATGGGATTAGATCTGGAGGATGTAAGACATGTACTCAACTTGGAGGCTCCTCCGAAAATTCCGGCTTCAGCCATGTCTGATCTGAAAACGGGGCTTGATGAAGATCGACAAAGTATGGGAAGTAGATATTTAGGGGCTTGTTTCTCCCAACCCGGAGCACAAGATGACTTTTTACAATCAGTAATGTCAAACAAAGTTCGATTAGAAAATGCTGTGATTACCCAAATGACTATTACCGGTTTTGTACGGGTAGCAAACATCGGATTTCACAAATCAGTGCGAATCAGATATACCACAAATAACTGGGCAACGTTTCATGATATTTCAGCTTCCTACGTTCAAAATTCATGTGATGGACCTACGGATAGATTTTCGTTCAGTATAGTTGCACCAGATTTTCTAGGTGTTCATAATAAACTGGAGTTTGCTGTTTCTTACACTACAAACGGTACCACGTACTGGGATAGTAATTCGGGTAATAACTATAGCTTTGAATGCTTTGCTAAAACTACACCAACAGAAAATGAAGATTCATGGttacattttgtttag